In Xanthomonas theicola, a single genomic region encodes these proteins:
- a CDS encoding Rieske (2Fe-2S) protein, protein MSEVSTVLAQLDQIEPGALVEVEAQVGGVGESLLLYRDGDAVRAWLNICPHAGRRLDWAPGQFLKSREGHVVCAAHGAAFELQQGGCVSGPCRGDTLRAVQVMVREGQVLLA, encoded by the coding sequence ATGTCCGAGGTTTCCACCGTGTTGGCGCAGTTGGACCAGATCGAGCCCGGCGCGCTCGTCGAAGTCGAGGCGCAGGTGGGCGGCGTCGGCGAATCGCTGCTGCTGTACCGCGACGGCGACGCGGTGCGCGCCTGGTTGAACATATGCCCGCATGCCGGGCGCCGGCTCGACTGGGCGCCTGGGCAATTTCTGAAGAGCCGCGAAGGCCATGTAGTGTGCGCCGCGCATGGCGCCGCCTTCGAACTGCAGCAGGGCGGCTGTGTGTCCGGGCCGTGCCGCGGCGACACGCTGCGCGCAGTGCAGGTGATGGTGCGCGAGGGGCAGGTGCTGCTGGCCTGA